Genomic window (Saccharothrix australiensis):
TCGCGCCGACCGGCGCGCACGAGGTGACCGTGCAGCGGTTCGCCGACTTCTACCCTGGCCGCTCGACCGGCCAGTACCTGTCCCTGGTCCGGGACCGCTGGCCGGAGGGCCGGTACTTCGGTGAGGCGATCGACGTCACCGACCCGCTGGACCCGAACGCGCCCGAGCCGCCCGTGCAGTTCAGCTACCGGACCGTGGAGAAGGCGATCGCGCCGGGCGACGGGTCCGACGGCGCCGGCCCGGACCTGCGGCGGTCGCGGTACTCGCGGGTCCTGCCGCGCGGGGCGGACCTGTGGGTGGTGGAGGTCGTGTTCCCGACCGAGCAGGAGGAGGTCGGCCGCAGCAAGCTGTTCGACACGATCGCGAATACGCTGTGTCCAATTGGCCCGACTCCGTCGGGCGGCTCGGCCGCCTGTTAGTCGGCGGCTCACGGGAATGCGTTGGATTGGCCCGACTCCGTCGGGCGGCTCGGCCGCCTGGAAGTCGGCGGCTCACGGGGCGAGATCTGCCGATCGAAAAGCGTGATCGACAGATCTCGCGCCGTGAACCACCGACGCGGCCTCGCGGGAGTGCGGGCTGGCCCTGCGGGGTGGGCGGCGGCGGGGTGGGGGTTTGGATATTAGGCTCGCGGCCGTGACCGCCATCAGTGAAGACAGCGCCCTCGAAGCGCAGGCCGCCGCCGCGCTCGCCGAGCGGACCGGTGTGGACCGGCACGACATCGCCGTCGTCCTCGGGTCGGGCTGGCGGCCCGCCGCCGACGTCATCGGCGAACCCTCCGCCGAGGTGCCGATGGGCGAGTTGCCGGGCTTCGAGCCGCCCACCGCGTTCGGTCACGGCGGGACCATCCGGTCGGTGCCGGTCGGCGACAAGAGGGTCCTCGTCCTGCTCGGCCGCACGCACGGTTACGAGGGCAAGGGCGTCCAGAAGGTCGTGCACGGCGTGCGGACGGCCGCCGCCGCGGGCGTGCGGTCGGTGGTGCTCACCAACGCGGCGGGCGGGCTGCGGCAGGGCATGTCCGTCGGCCAGCCGGTGCTGATCAGCGACCACCTGAACCTGACCGCCTCGTCGCCGCTGGTCGGCGCGCGGTTCGTCGACCTGACCGACCTGTACTCGCCGCGCCTGCGCGGCCTCGCGCGGGAGATCGACCCGTCGCTGGAGGAGGGCGTCTACGCCGGGCTGCCCGGACCGCACTTCGAGACGCCCGCCGAGATCCGGATGCTGCGCGGGATGGGCGCGGACCTGGTCGGCATGTCGACCGTGCTGGAGGCCATCGCCGCGCGGGCCGAGGGCGTCGAGGTGTTCGGCTTGTCGCTGGTGACGAACCTCGCGGCGGGCATCACCGGTGAGCCGCTCAACCACGAAGAGGTGCTGGAGGCCGGGGCCGCGGCGGCCGGTCGGATGGGCGCGCTGCTGCGGGAACTGGTGACCAGGGCATGACGTTGACCCCGGCGCTGCGGGACGCGACCTTCCGGTGGATCGCCGACGACCCCTCGCCCGAGACGCGCGCCGAGTTGCAGGGCGTGCTGGCGCGGGCGATGGGCGGCGACGCGGCGGCCGAGGCCGACCTCGCGGACCGGATGGCGGGCACGCTGACGTTCGGCACGGCCGGGTTGCGCGGTCCGGTGCGGGCCGGCTCGAACGGCATGAACCGGGCGGTGGTGATCCGCGCCACGGCCGGGCTGGCGGCGTGGCTGACCGCGCGCGGGGAGACCGGCACCGTGTTCGTGGGCCGGGACGCCCGGCACGGCTCGGAGGAGTTCTGCACGGCCGCCGCGTCGGTGCTGGCCGCCGCGGGCTTCACGGTGCGGGTGCTGCCGGGGCCGCTGCCGACGCCCGTGCTCGCGTTCCTGGTGCGCAGGCACCGCGCGGTCGCGGGCGTGCAGATCACCGCGTCGCACAACCCGCCCGCCGACAACGGCTACAAGCTCTATCTCGCCGGCGGCGGGCAGATCGTGCCGCCCGCGGACCGCGAGATCGAGGCGGCCATCGCCCGGGTGCCCGCCGCGGTGTCCGTGCCGCTGTCGGACGACTACCTGCCGGTGAGCGACGCCGAGGTGGACGAGTACGTGGAGCGCGTCGCGTCGCTGCCCCGCGGCACGGCCCGCGACCTGCGGGTGGCGTTGACGCCCATGCACGGCGTCGGCGGCCAGATGGCCGTGGACGCGTTGCGGCGCGCGGGCTTCACCGACGTGCGGGTGGTGCGCGAGCAGGCCGTGCCGGACCCGGACTTCCCGACGGTCGCGTTCCCGAACCCGGAGGAGCCGGGCGCGGCCGACCGCCTGCTGGAGCTGGCCGCCGCCGAGGACGCCGACCTGGCCATCGCGCTGGACCCCGACGCGGACCGGTGCGCGCTGGGCGTCCGCGAGCGGGACGGTTCGTGGCGGATGCTGCGCGGCGACGAGACCGGCGTGCTGCTCGGCTCACTTGTCCTGTCCACTGTGGACACGCCGGATCCCTTGGTGGCCACGACGATCGTGTCGTCGTCGCTGCTGAAGTCGATCGCCGCCGCGCACGGCGCCCGGTACGCCGAGACGCTGACCGGCTTCAAGTGGCTGGTGCGCGCGGGCGACGGCCTGGTGTTCGCGTACGAGGAGGCGCTGGGCAACTGCGTCGACCCGCAGCACGTGAACGACAAGGACGGCATCTCGGCGGCCGTCGTGGCGTGCGACCTGGCGGCCGGGCTGAAGGCGGCCGGGCGGACGTTGCCGGACGCGCTGGACCAGCTCGCGCTCGACCACGGGCTGCACCTCACCGACCAGGTGTCGTTGCGGTTCACCGACCTGAGCCACATCGGCGCGCTGATGGCGCGGCTGCGCGGCGACCCGCCGGCCGGGTTCGCGTTCGAGGACCTGCTGCCCGAGGCGGACGTCGTGCGCCTGACGGCCGACGGCGTGCGGGTCGTGGTGCGGCCGTCGGGCACCGAGCCGAAGTTGAAGGCGTACCTGGAGGTCGTCGAACCGGTCGACGACCTCGCCGACAGCCGGGTGCGCGCGGAGGAACGCCTGGCGGCGCTCCGGGCCAGGGTCTCCGAGCTGCTCGCGCCGCAGTAGCGGGCCCGGTTGCCGAGCTGCTCGCGCCGGTGTGGCGGGCCGGGCTCCCGAACGGTTCGCGCGCCGGTGGCGGATCGGCGGCCGAGCGGCGGGCGGGGTGCTCCGGGTGTCCGGCGCGGTGCCGCGCCGGACACCGTGATCGGGGCTCGCCGCGATCGGGACGCCGTGTCGGTCACGACGCGGCGGCGGTCAGGACGCCGTGTCGGTCAGGACACCGTGTCGGTCAGGACGCGGCGGCGATCAGCAGGCACAGCACCGCGACGGCCAGCGCGCCGCCCGCCACCAGCCACGGCCGCTTGGTGGGCGGGCTGACCCGGTCGCCCGTCACGGCGGCGACCGCGATCCGCCCGGCGATGTAGCTCAGCGTCGACAGCGCCACGCCGGTCGCGAGGATCATCGTGTTGACGTCCCACGGGCTGTGGTCGATGCCCGGCCACAACGCCAGGGCCACCAGCGGCAACCCGATGAGCCCCAACCCGATGCCGACGCCACCACCCCAGGTGATGCGCCGATTCCGCGTCATGGTGGCGATGCTGCGAGTTTCCATGTCTCCCTCCCGGTCACCTACAAGGACGTGCGGGCGCCGTGCCGGTTCCGTCGGTGGGCCGCACGAAGCGCGGGGAGCGTCGTCGGCGCGTCACCTTCCGCGTTGCCGAGCCTACCGAGCGCGTTCTCGCGAGCCGACCTCACCGGACCTCGCGGAAGGGCGCTTCGCGGCGGCCCGACGTCCGGGGTGGGGACAACCCCCGAGGCGGGTGTGGAGCGCGCCGGATGGTTCCGGGCCACGCCCGCTCGTAACTTCGAGCCCGACGCCGGCGCGGGCCGGCGCGGGCAGACGGGGACTCGATGACACGACTCACCACCGCCGCGACCGCGCTGGCCGCGGCGGCCGGTCTGCTGGGCGGTGCCGGCGCGGCGGCGGCCGCACCCGTCGACGCGGAGGGCGCGCGGGGCGGTCTGAGCCGGTACTACCACCAGCGCCTGGACTGGACCGCGTGCGACCACGAGGAGTTGGACGCCGCCGGCGCGCGGTGCGCGAACGTCACCGTCCCGGTGGACTACGCGAAGCCCGGCGGTCGGACCATGACGGTGGTGATCTCGCGGCTGGAGTCGACCGACCGGCAGCAGCGGCGCGGGATCATGCTGTCCAACCCCGGCGGCCCGGCCGCGCCCGGCCTGGCCATGCCGCTGGACATCCGGCAGAAGCTGAGCCCCGAGGTGCGGGCGCGGTTCGACCTGATCGGCATGGACCCGCGCGGTGTCGGGCGCAGCTCGCCCCTGGACTGCGGGTGGAAGGTCGGCCCGGCCCTGCGGTCGGCCGGCTTCGACCGCGCCGGGTTCGACCGCGTCGTCGCGTTCCAGCAGGACCTGGCGCGGCAGTGCGTCGAGCGGGAGGGCGACCGGCTGAAGCACGTCAACACCCGCGCCACCGCGCACGACCTGGACGTGGTCCGGGGCGCGCTCGGCGAGCGGAAGGCCGGCTACATGAGCTGGTCCTACGGGACCTACCTGGGCGCGGTGTACACGCAGATGTTCCCGCACCGCGTCGACCGGGTGGTGCTGGACAGCGCCGTCAACCCGCGCCGGTACGGCTACCCCATGTTCCAGGACATGGGGCCGGCGAGCGAGGCCGCCGTGGACGAGTGGGCGGCGTGGACCGCTCGGCGCGACGCCCAGTACCACCTGGGCACCACGGCCGCGCAGGTGCGCGCCACCGTCGAGGGCCTGGTGAAGCGGGCCGCCGAGCAGCCCATCCGGGTCGGTGACAAGCTGGTGGACGAGCACCTGGTCCCGATGGTGCCGTTCGCGGGCATGATGGGCCCGGAGCGCTGGGACGCCACGGCCACGAACATCCGCACGCTCGTCGACCTCGCCGACGGCAAGCCCGTCACGCCGGGCCCGGCCCTCCTCGGCCTCCTCGGCGCCCTCGACGGCCCGAACCCGGACCCCGACGGCGACAGCGTGAGCGGCGTGCTGTGCGGTGACACGCGCGCGCCGCGCGACATCGAGCACTACTGGCGGGAGATCGAGCGCAACCGCGCCTCGCAGCCGCTGTTCGGGGCGCTGGTCAACAGCATCACGCCGTGCGCCTTCTGGCCGGACCCGAAGGAGGAGCCGACGGTCGTCGCCAACCGCACGCCGGCGCTGATCGTGCAGGCCACCGGTGACGCCCGCACGACCTACCAGCACGGCCTGGACCTGCACAAGGCCATGAAGGGGTCGCGCATGGTCACGCTGGAGGACGTCCCGGTGCACGCCGTGTTCGGCTCCTCCTACTCCAACGCCTGCACGGACGCCGCGGTGAACAAGTACTTCGAGACCGGTCGGCTGCCCAAGTCCGACATCACCTGCCGCGAGGACGAGAAGTAGGGAGGCGGTCGTACGCGGCAGCGGTGCGGTGGCTCCCCGGCCACCGCGCCGCTGACGCGCACCCCCGCCACCGCACGGCTGACGCGCACCCCGGCCACCGCACGGCTGACGCGTCCTCGCTCGTCGCCGAGCCCGCCGAGCGCTTGCGGATCGGTGGGTCGCACGGGAGCCTGGCCGCGTGCCGAGGCTGCTGATCGTCCACCACACGCCGTCACCGAACCTCCAGGCGATGTTCGAGGCCGTGGTCTCGGGCGCGACCGACCCCGAGATCGAGGGCGTGGAGGTGGTCCGCCGGCCGGCCCTCGCGGCGACGCCCTCGGACGTCCTCGCCGCCGACGGCTACCTCCTCGGCACCCCGGCCAACCTCGGCTACATGAGCGGCGCGCTCAAGGTGTTCTTCGACGTCGTGTACTACCCGTGCCTGGACGCGACGCGCGGCCGGCCCTACGGCCTCTACGTGCACGGCAACAACGACACCGTGGGTGCGGTGCGCGGCATCGAGGGCATCGCCGGCGGCATGGGGTGGAACAAGGTCGCCGAGCACGTCCTCGTCACGGGCGAACCGGACAAAGCCGCTCTGGCGGCGTGCCGGGAGCTGGGCGCGACGGTCGCCGCCACCCTGCTGTGACCCGGCCGCCGGGCGGTGCACGACGCCCTCGTGCACCGCCCGCCGTCCTACATGTTCGACAGCCGCAGCATCTCCGGCGGGTAGCGGTCGCCGGCGGCCGCGGGCGCGGCGGCCTCGATCGCACGCAGGTCGTCGGCCGACAGGGTCAGGCTCGCGGCGGCGACGTTCTCCTCCAGGTACTTCACCCGCTTGGTGCCGGGGATCGGCACGACGTGCTCGCCCCGGTGGTGCACCCACGCCAGCGCGAGCTGACCGGGTGTCACGTCGCGCTCCGCGGCCAGCGCCCGGAGCGCCTCCACGATCGCCAGGTTGCGCACGAGGTTGTCCTCGGCGAACCTCGGCATGGCGTGGCGGGAGTCGCCCTCTTCCAGGTCGGCGAGCGACGTCACGCGACCGGTGAGGAAACCGCGCCCCAGCGGGGAGAACGGCACGATGCCGATGCCCAGCTCCGCGCACGCGGGCGCGACGACGGCCTCGATGTCCCGCGTCCACAGCGACCACTCGCTCTGGAGCGCGGTGATCGGGTGCACGGCGTGCGCCCGGCGGATGGTCTCCGCGCCGGCCTCGGACAGGCCCAGGTGGCGGACCTTGCCCTCCCGCACGAGGTCGGCCATCGCGCCGACGGTCTCCTCGATCGGCACCGCCGGGTCGACCCGGTGCTGGTAGTAGAGGTCGATGTGGTCCACGCCGAGCCTGCGCAGCGACGCCTCGCACGCCCGCCGCACGTAGGCGGCGTCACCGCGCGGACGGCGCTCCGGGTCGGCGAGCCCGAACTTCGTGGCCAGCACGACGCGGTCGCGGCGGTCGGCGATGGCGCGGCCCACCAACTCCTCGTTCGCGCCCGCGCCGTAGACGTCCGCCGTGTCGAGCAGCGTCACGCCCAGGTCCAGCGCCCGGTGGACGGTCCTGATCGACTCGGCGTCGTCGCCCTGGCCGTAGGACTGGCTCATGCCCATGCAGCCCAGGCCCTGCGGTCCGACTTCGAGGGTGCCCAGCAGTGTCACGCGGTGATCCCCTTCCACGAACGTGTGCTCGATCCGCTCCTGATGCGCGATCTGGTATTCCAGCACGTCGAGGGGGGACTTCGCGCCGCACTTCCCACGCGGGCGGCCCGGCGGGCGCGCGCCGGGGGCGACCCGTCGGACCGGGCGCCGAGGCCCGCGGGGCCGATCCGACCGGACCCGCGCCGGGGCGAGCGGCCGGGACCCGCGCCGAAGGCGGTCCACCGCGACTCGCGCGCCGAGGCCCGCGGGGGCCGATCCGGCCGGGGGTCAGTCGTCCTTCGGCGTGCCCCACGCCTCCAGGCGGGCGGCCGTGCCGGCCACGTCGATCTGCTCGCGGCCCAACGCCCGGACCAGGTCGAGCGCCTCGTCCTCCTCCGCGTCGACCCACCAGCCGTTGATGTCGCACAACGTCACGGCCGCGACCCAGCCCAGCCTCCAGTTGCCCTCGGCCAGCGGCCGGGTACGCACGATGGAGTCGAGCAGGGCCGAGGCTTTCAGCCAGAGCGTCTCGTATGCCTCGACGCCGAGCACGGTGGCCCGTGGGCGGTGTGCTGCGGAATCGAGGAGACCTAAGTCGCGCACGACCAGATCCCCACCGGTGACGGCGGTCGCCAGCACGAGCAAGTCGCCGGCGTCGAGGTAGTTGACCACTGCTTGACGCGCTCCCTGTCCTGAGCGGCGGGGATTCCGGCACGGCCACACCGCGCCCGGGGTGCCGCCGGCACCACCACCCACCACTTCAGGTCCGTATCGCCTGACCGCCGAACCGGCGGCGAGGATGTTGACGGCCTCGCGGGGCACCGGGGTGCACTCCGGACGCGGCCCGATCTTCAGGGGCGCACCATACCGGGGTGCCGGCGGTCGGCGTGGACGTTCACCCCGGTGCACGCGCGCGTCGGGGTGGTTACCTCGATTGAGCTGCACCAACGCAGACTATCGAACATCAGTTCGAACCGCGGGGCACTTCACTGGAACGTGTGGACCAGTCACGTACGCCGGATGCCGAACACGCGCCTCAAGCCGAGCCCAACCGGTCGAGCAACCCGCGGTACTTCGGCAGCACCCGCCCGAGGACCTCGGAGAGCTGCTCCTCCTTCTGCAACCGCGCCCACCGCTCCGCCAGCGCCAGCCGGACGACCTCCTGCTTGGAGCGGCCCTCGGCGGCGGCCAGCTCGCCGAGCCGCCGGTTCTCCTCATCGCTCAGCCGCAGCGTCATCGCCATGCCCAGGACGGTACCAACTTGGTACCACAGTGGCTAGACCTCGTTTTATAACACTGTTGCGATAAGATGGCCGGGTGCCGCGACCGAAGACCCACGACGACGCCCTGCGGGCGCGCCTGCTCGACCGCGCCGGTGAACTGCTGTCCACCGAAGGACCGGCCGCCCTGAGCTTGCGCAGGCTCGCGGCGGATGTCAACACCTCGACCACGGCGGTGTACTCGCTGTTCGGGGGCAAGCCCGCCCTGCTCGACGCGCTCTACGACGAGGCGTTCCGCCGGTTCGGCGAACGGCTGGCGGCGCTGCCCACGACCGACGACCCGGTCGAGGACATCATCCGGATCGGGCTGGCCTACCGGGCGAGCGCGCTCGCCGACCCGCAGTTCTACCTGGTGATGTTCAGCAAGGTCGTCCCGAACTTCGAGCCGTCCGACGAGACCAGCGCCGCCGCGGCCGAGACGTTCGTGCCGCTGCTGGCGAACGTGGGCCGCGCCATCGAGTCGGGCCGGTTCGTCGACGTGCCGCCCGAGCGGATCGCGCTGGCCATGTGGGGCATGGTGCACGGCCTGGTGAGCTTGGAGCTGAACGGCAACCTGCCGCCGGGCGTGGAGATCGCGCCCGCCTACGAGCAGGCGATCCGCGCGCACGCCGACGGCTGGCGCCGCCGCTAGGCGGGGGTGGGGTCCGGGGAGGCGGCCGCCGCGAAACCTCCCCGGACCCCGGTGGACTGCCCAGTTCAGGACAGTCCGTCTCGGGGGGCGCGGACCGGCGCGCCGACGGCGGCTCCGCCGCCCGACGACCGGGTCGACGCGCCGGTCGACCGGCGCCCTTCGCCGCGGGGCGCGAGGGGCCGGGTCGGCGCGGAAACCAGGAGGGTGGGGCGCACCCGTCTCCTGCTCTTCATGCTTCTCCTCGCGGTGGCGGCGGCAGCGGATCTGTGGTCCAGACCACGGTAAGCGTGAGGTCTAGACCACCTCTACGTCCGAACGGACGAATCCGGGCATACCGGCGAGTTCGCTTCGGATGACCGTTCACAGTCATTGCAAACTTTTGCATGTGCGCGCGGGCGGCACGGCGCGCTACCGTTCCCTTGTTCAAATTTGAATGCCTGCCCACGAGGGGGAATGGTGACGATCCTGGTGACCGGCGCGACCGGCAACGTCGGCCGACACGTGGTCGAACAGCTGGTGGCGCGCGACGTGCCGGTGCGGGCGCTGACCCGCAACCCGGACAAAGCGGGCCTGCCGCGCGGGGCGGAGACTGTGAAAGCCGACCTCACCGAGCCGGCCGGGGTGCCGCTGGACGGGGTGACGGCGATCTTCCTGCTCGCCGTGCTGGAGTCCGGCGACGCGGCGGGCCTCGCGGCCGCCCTGCTGAAGCGGGCGCGGGATCTGCGGCGGGTGGTGTTCCTGTCCAGCGACGCGGTCGCGGTCCAGCGGCCGGGCAGCTGCGAGCTGCACCAGTCGGTGGAGGAGGTCGTCGAGGCGGCCGGCGTCGAGTGGACGCACCTGCGGCCGGGCGAGTTCATGTCCAACAAGATGATCTGGGCGGAGAGCATCAAGAAGGAGAACGTCGTCCGGGCCGCCTACCCGGACGCGGTCGGCACGCCGATCCACGAGGCCGACATCGCGGAGGTCGCGGTGCGGGCGCTGCTGGAGGACGGGCACGCGGGCCGGGCGTACCGGCTGAGCGGGCCGGAGGCGCTGACGACCCGGCAGCAGGTGGCCGCGTTCGGCGAGGGGCTGGGCCGGGAGATCGCGTTCGAGGCGCTGACCTACGGCCAGGCGCGGGCGGCGCTCATCCGGGAGGTGGGGCTGCCGCCGGACATCGCCGAGTACCTGATGGGGTACCAGGCGCAGTTCAACGAGGAGCCCTCGGAGCTGCTGCCGACCTTCGAGGAGGTCACCGGGCGGCGTGGGCGGACGCTGGCGCAGTGGGCGGCCGAGCACGCCGACGCGTTCTCCGTCGTGCGCTGACCGACCGGCTCGTTCCGGGCGCGCGGCAGGGGTTCCGGGTCCGGCGCGGTCATCGCGCCGGACCCGGCCCGGAACCGGGGGCTACACCGCGCCGTACTGGCGGTCGCCCGCGTCGCCGAGGCCCGGCACGATGAAGCCCGAGTCGTTCAGCCGCTCGTCGACGCTGGCGGTCACCAGGCGGACGGGCAGGCCCGAGTCCGCCAGGTGCTCGATGCCCTCCGGGGCGGCCAAGGCGCAGATCGCCGTCACGTCGGTCGCGCCGCGGTCGGTCAGCAGGCGGATCGTGTACGCCAGCGAGCCGCCGGTCGCGAGCATCGGGTCCAGCACGAACACCGGCCGCCCCGCCAACGACTCGGGCAGCGACTCCATGTACGGCGTCGGCTTCAGCGTCTCCTCGTCGCGCGCGAGGCCGACGAACCCCATCTGGGCGTCCGGGATGAGCTTGTGCGCCTGGTCGGCCATGCCCAGGCCGGCGCGCAGCACCGGCACCAGCAGCGGCGGGTTGGCGAGGCGGTAGCCGGTGGTGCGCGCGACGGGCGTGTGCACCCGCTCCTCGGCGACCGGCGCTTCGCGGGTGGCCTCGTAGACGAGCATCACCGTCAACTCGTGCAGCGCGGCGCGGAACGCCGCGCTGTCGGTGCGCGCGTCGCGCATCGTGGTGAGCCTCGCCCTGGCGAGGGGGTGTTCGACGACGAGCACGTCCATGGCCGAACAGTATGTGGTACCAGTGGGCGATGCCCGCCGGTGCGCTGCCGACCTCCGTCGCGCGGTTCGTGGACGGCTCGGGGCGCACCGTCGGCGCGGGCGTCGTGGTGAGCCGCCGGCACCTCTTCACGTGCGCGCACGTCGTCAACCTGGCCCTGGACCGCGATGCGCGCGACGCCACCCGTCCGAGGGATCACGTCCGGGTGGAGTTCGCCGCCCTGCCCGGACTCTCCGCGACCGCGACGGTCCGGGCCTGGGCGCCTCCCCCGCCGCGCGAGGGCGCGCCGGGCGAGGACATCTGCGTGCTGGCGCTGGCCGTGCCGGCGACCGTGACGCCGGCCGGGCTGATCAGCACGCCGCCGCCCGCCGGTCACCCGGTCGACGTGTTCGGCTTCCCCGCCAACCGGCCGGACGGCGCGTGGGTCCGCGCGGTGGTGCGCGGCCAGGTCGCGGGCAGGCTGCTCCAGCTCGACAGCGAGTCGGCGCTGCGCGTGCAGACCGGTTACAGCGGCGGGCCGGTGTGGGACCCGGAGACCGGCCGGGTGGTCGGGATCATCGCGACCGCCGCCGCGCAGGACAGCTACGCCATCCCGGCCGAGCGGCTGCGCGCGGCGCTGCCGGACCACCCGCACGACGTGCGCCGCGACCGGATCACGGTGCTGCACCTGGGTTCCACGCGGTTCGGCGCGGACGAGCAGCCCTGGCGCACCGGCAAGGACGTGGGGTCGCGGCACACCGGCGCGGACGACGAGCCGTGGTACGGCCCGCTGCACGCCGCCGTCGACGGCGTCCGACCGGACCTGGTGGTGTTCTCCGGCGACCTGACCGAGCACGCCAGGCCGAGCGAGTTCCAGCGCGGCTTCCGGTTCCTGGCGCACCTCGCGGAGGCGGTGGAGCTGCCGCGCGGCCGGGTGGTCGTCGTGCCGGGCGCGCGGGACGTGAACCTGCCGGCGTGCCGGGCCTACTTCGCCCACCAGGAGGCGCTGGAACGCGAGCCGGTGTGGCCGTTCTGGCCGAAGTGGGGCCCGTTCGCGACGGCGTTCGACGAGTTCTACGGCGGGGTGGCGACGTTCACGCCGGACGAGCCGTGGTCGCTGTTCGAGGTGCCGGACCTGTCCGTCGTGGTGGCCGCGCTGAACTCCACCCTGCCGGTGAGCCACCTGGGGTCCGGCGCGGACGTCGGCGACCCGCAGGTGGACCGGTTCAACCACCGGCTCCGGGAGTACCGGCAGCGGCGGTGGCTGCGGATCGGCGTGGCGCACGGCCCGCTGTCCTCGCGGCACCAGGTCGACGTGCACCTCGTCCTGACCGGTGAGCCGGCCCCGGAACCCCAGGTGCCCCTGGTCGCGCGGGGTGGCGCGTTCCAGGTGCTGGCCGTCGAGCCGGACGGGTACCGGCTGGCGGCCCACCGCTACGACCCGGACCGGCGGCGCTGGGTCGGCGACACCCGCGTCGACCCCGACGGCACCGGCTCGGTGGTCCACGTGCCCGTGCCGTTCAGCGCGGTGAACGGCACCTTCAGCGACCTGCGGCGGACACCGCGGGCGCACCCGCCCGGCCCGGCGCGGGACACGTTCTTCGACCGGGTGCACGAGGCCACGGTCGTGTCGCACCCGACGGCGACCGTGACGCCACGCCCGGAGAGCCGGTACCTGCGGGTCTCGAAGCCCCGCGCGGGCGGCGGGTTCGAGCAGTGGCCGGTGGGCGTGGCGGACGGCTCCACGCTGCACGACGACGTCGAGGCGTTCATCGGCCACGTCCACCTCTCCTTCGCCGCCGCCGACCCGTCGGTGCCGTCCGAGCTGGTCTACAGCGGACCGCCCGCCGCGCCGGACCTGGTGGCGTCCGCGCGCCGCCGGGGCGTGCGGCTGCGCAGCTTCGTCGAGTACCAGGGCCTGCTGGACCTGCGCCCGCTGGTGCAGCGGCAGGCGCAGCGGCTCGCCGCCGACCTCGCCTACCCGGACGAGCTGTACGTGCCGCAGCGGTACTCGCTCGTCGGCACGTCCGAGGTGTGCGACGACGTGCTGGCCAGGGTGATCGGGTGGCTCGGCCGCGAGAGCGCCCGGTTCGTGGTGGTGCTGGGCGACTTCGGGCGCGGCAAGTCGTTCCTGCTGCGGCAGTTGACCCGGAACCTGCCCGACCACCTGCCGGGCCTGCTGCCCGTGCTGGTGGAGCTGCGCAGCCTGGAGAAGGCGCCGACGCTGGACGAGCTGCTGGCGCAGCACCTGGTCCGCGAGGGCGTCGAGGCGGTCGACGTCGCCAAGCTCCGCTACATGATCGGCAGCGGGCGGCTCGCGCTGCTGTTCGACGGGTTCGACGAGCTGGAGCTGCGCGTCGGCTACGACCACGCGGCGGACTACCTCGGGACGCTGCTGCACGCCGTGACCGACCGGGCGAAGGTCGTGCTGACCAGCCGCACCCAGCACTTCCGCTCCACCAACCAGGTGCTGACCGCGCTCGGGCAGCAGGTGTCCGCGCTGACCGGCAGCCGGGGCGTGGTGCTGGCCGACTTCGCCGACGACCAGATCCGGGAGTTCCTGACCCGGCACTACGGCGGCGACGCCGACCGCGCGGACCGGCGGTTCGCGCTGCTCGGCGGGATCAGCGACCTGCTCGGGCTGTCCCGGAACCCGAGGATGCTGTCGTTCATCGCGGACCTGGCCGAGGACCGCCTGCTGGAGATCCGCAG
Coding sequences:
- a CDS encoding TetR/AcrR family transcriptional regulator, producing the protein MPRPKTHDDALRARLLDRAGELLSTEGPAALSLRRLAADVNTSTTAVYSLFGGKPALLDALYDEAFRRFGERLAALPTTDDPVEDIIRIGLAYRASALADPQFYLVMFSKVVPNFEPSDETSAAAAETFVPLLANVGRAIESGRFVDVPPERIALAMWGMVHGLVSLELNGNLPPGVEIAPAYEQAIRAHADGWRRR
- a CDS encoding SDR family oxidoreductase; translation: MTILVTGATGNVGRHVVEQLVARDVPVRALTRNPDKAGLPRGAETVKADLTEPAGVPLDGVTAIFLLAVLESGDAAGLAAALLKRARDLRRVVFLSSDAVAVQRPGSCELHQSVEEVVEAAGVEWTHLRPGEFMSNKMIWAESIKKENVVRAAYPDAVGTPIHEADIAEVAVRALLEDGHAGRAYRLSGPEALTTRQQVAAFGEGLGREIAFEALTYGQARAALIREVGLPPDIAEYLMGYQAQFNEEPSELLPTFEEVTGRRGRTLAQWAAEHADAFSVVR
- the upp gene encoding uracil phosphoribosyltransferase, whose protein sequence is MDVLVVEHPLARARLTTMRDARTDSAAFRAALHELTVMLVYEATREAPVAEERVHTPVARTTGYRLANPPLLVPVLRAGLGMADQAHKLIPDAQMGFVGLARDEETLKPTPYMESLPESLAGRPVFVLDPMLATGGSLAYTIRLLTDRGATDVTAICALAAPEGIEHLADSGLPVRLVTASVDERLNDSGFIVPGLGDAGDRQYGAV